Proteins from a genomic interval of Phalacrocorax aristotelis chromosome 3, bGulAri2.1, whole genome shotgun sequence:
- the EPRS1 gene encoding bifunctional glutamate/proline--tRNA ligase isoform X3, whose translation MAALSLAVNAGSPPLGALLTVEHVKNDIEISVEEGKETILRVSEHVSFTDVNSIARYLARAAGSAGLYGSNLLEHTEIDHWLEFSATKLSTASQFLSAVQELNHCLSLRTYLVGNSLSLADLCVWAVLKDNNIWQEQLQQNKAPVHAKRWYGFLEVQRAFQSVGAKWASGTPKVKVATEKKADVGKFVELPGAEMGKVIVRFPPEASGYLHIGHAKAALLNQHYQVNFKGKLIMRFDDTNPEKEKEDFEKVILEDVAMLHIKPDQFTYTSDHFETIMKYAEKLIQEGKAYVDDTPPEQMKAEREQRMESKHRNNCVNKNLQMWEEMKKGTEYGQTCCLRAKIDMNSNNGCMRDPTLYRCKNQPHPRTGNTYKVYPTYDFACPIVDSIEGVTHALRTTEYHDRDEQFYWIIEALGIRKPYIWEYSRLNLNNTVLSKRKLTWFVNEGLVDGWDDPRFPTVRGVLRRGMTVEGLKQFIAAQGSSRSVVNMEWDKIWSFNKKVIDPVAPRYTALLKDAVVPVNIPEAQEEMKEVAKHPKNADVGLKPVWYGSRVLIEGADAETLTEGEVVTFINWGNIIITKLNRNSSGKIASIDAKLNLENKDFKKTTKITWLAETPRAPLIPTVCVNYEHLITKPVLGKDEDFKQYINRNSKQEELMLGDPCLKDLKKGDIIQLQRRGFFICDQPYEPVSPYSCKDAPCILIYIPDGHTKEMPTSGSKEKTKAETAKKEAGSAVKGKSPPLVGDNSTPTCTVSESHLVIYNRVSAQGDIVRDLKAKKASKEDIDKAVKQLLALKAEYKEKTGQEYKPGNPPVSVTEHSSKLETSSTLDSKALYDKVAEQGEAVRKLKAEKAPKDEIDEAVKLLLALKADYKEKTGQDYRPGHPPVAEAALPQTSNTVLSGPDTPKAKALFSKVALQGDEVRKLKSEKAEKEKIDAAVKELLQLKAQYKSVAGVDYKPISVSGTDDKDKKKKEKENKSEKQSKQQKQNDGPKKEPLQGQSGNELSSSGSGEGQGPKKQTRLGLEAKKEENLADWFSQVITKSEMIEYYDVSGCYVLRPWAYAIWEAIKNFFDAEIKKLGVENCYFPMFVSQAALEKEKTHIADFAPEVAWVTRSGKTDLAEPIAVRPTSETVMYPAYAKWVQSHRDLPIKLNQWCNVVRWEFKHPQPFLRTREFLWQEGHTAFATYEEAAEEVMQILDLYAQVYEDLLAIPVVKGRKTEKEKFAGGDYTTTVEAFISASGRAIQGATSHHLGQNFSKMFEIVFEDPKKPGEKQFAYQNSWGITTRTIGVMTMIHGDNMGLVLPPRVACVQVVIIPCGITNSLSEEDKEALLKKCNEYRNRLLSVNIRVRADLRDNYSPGWKFNHWELKGVPVRVEVGPRDMKSQQFVAVRRDTGQKLTFSEDEAEDKLKQILEEIHANLYNRASEDLKSHMVVANTMEDFQKELDSGKIVQIPFCGEIECEDWIKKTTARDQDLEPGAPSMGAKSLCIPFQPLCELQRGARCVCGKNPAKFYTLFGRSY comes from the exons ATGGCGGCGCTTAGTCTCGCCGTCAACGCGGGGAGCCCCCCGCTGG GAGCTCTGCTGACAGTGGAGCACGTGAAGAATGATATTGAAATTTCAGtggaagaaggcaaagaaaCCATCCTCCGTGTGTCCGA GCATGTTTCATTTACCGACGTGAACTCAATAGCTCGTTATCTGGCTAGAGCTGCTGGTTCTGCTGGGTTGTATGGTTCAAATCTGTTGGAACACACTGAG ATTGACCACTGGCTGGAGTTTAGTGCTACAAAGTTATCTACTGCCAGCCAGTTTCTTTCAGCAGTCCAAGAGCTCAACCACTGTCTGTCTCTGAGAACGTACTTGGTCGGAAACTCTCTGAGTCTCGCAGACTTGTGTGTCTGGGCTGTACTAAAAG ATAATAACATATGGCAAGAACAATTACAGCAAAACAAGGCTCCTGTCCATGCAAAGCGATGGTATGGCTTTCTTGAGGTACAGCGTGCTTTTCAGTCAGTAGGAGCCAAGTGGGCTTCTGGTACACCAAAGGTTAAAGTG gcaacagaaaagaaagcgGATGTTGGGAAGTTTGTTGAACTTCCTGGTGCAGAGATGGGGAAGGTCATTGTGAGGTTTCCTCCTGAAGCAAGTGG atATCTGCATATTGGTCATGCCAAAGCTGCCTTGCTAAATCAGCACTACCAAGTTaactttaaaggaaaacttaTTATGAGATTTGATGACACAAatccagaaaaagagaaagaagactTTGAAAAG GTTATTCTTGAAGATGTTGCAATGCTACACATCAAACCGGATCAATTTACATATACCTCAGATCACTTTGAAACAATAATGAAATATGCTGAGAAGCTTATTCAAGAAGGGAAGGCATATGTGGATGATACTCCTCCAgaacaaatgaaagcagagcGTGAGCAAAGAATGGAAtctaaacacagaaataact gTGTTAATAAAAATCTACAAATgtgggaagaaatgaaaaagggaaCAGAATACGGACAAACTTGTTGTCTACGAGCAAAAATAGATATGAATAGTAACAATGGATGCATGAGGGACCCAACTCTTTATCGTTGTAAAAACCAGCCTCACCCACGTACTGGAAATACTTACAA GGTTTACCCCACATATGACTTTGCCTGCCCCATTGTTGACAGTATTGAAGGGGTCACACATGCATTGAGAACAACTGAATACCATGACAGAGATGAACAATTCTATTGGATCATCGAGGCACTGGGCATAAGGAAACCTTATATATGGGAGTATAGCCGGCTAAACCTCAACAACACTGTGCTCTCTAAAAGAAAGCTTACGTGGTTTGTCAACGAGGGGCTTGTGGATGGATG GGATGACCCAAGATTTCCCACTGTGCGTGGCGTCCTAAGAAGAGGCATGACAGTTGAAGGGCTAAAACAGTTTATTGCTGCTCAG ggtTCCTCTCGATCCGTCGTGAATATGGAGTGGGATAAAATTTGGTCCTTTAATAAAAAG gtGATAGACCCAGTAGCACCTCGGTACACTGCTCTGCTGAAAGATGCAGTGGTCCCAGTAAATATTCCTGAAGCTcaagaagagatgaaagaagTGGCTAAACATCCAAAG AATGCTGATGTTGGGTTGAAACCTGTGTGGTACGGCTCCAGAGTCCTGATTGAGGGTGCAGATGCAGAGACCCTGACAGAGGGAGAGGTGGTTACGTTCATAAATTGGGGCAATATTATCATCACTAAGTTAAACAG AAATTCAAGTGGAAAAATTGCATCCATCGATGCCAAGTTGAACTTAGAGAATAAGGACTTCAAAAAAACGACTAAGATCACTTGGTTAGCAGAAACTCCACGTGCACCACTCATCCCAACTGTCTGTGTGAATTATGAGCATCTGATCACTAAGCCAGTTCTAGGTAAAGATGAAGATTTCAAGCAATATATCAACCGAAATAGCAAG CAAGAAGAACTGATGTTAGGTGATCCTTGCCTTAAGGACTTAAAAAAAGGGGACATCATACAACTTCAGAGGAGAGGATTCTTTATTTGTGATCAACCCTATGAGCCAGTGAG TCCTTACAGCTGTAAAGATGCCCCGTGCATTTTGATTTACATCCCTGATGGGCACACTAAGGAAATGCCAACATCTGGGTCAAAAGAAAAGACCAAAGCTGAAACTGCAAAGAAAGAG gctGGTTCAGCTGTAAAAGGAAAATCTCCTCCACTTGTTGGTGATAACTCTACTCCAACCTGTACTGTATCTGAAAGTCACCTGGTCATTTACAACAGAGTGTCTGCACAGGGTGATATAGTTCGTGACTTGAAAGCTAAGAAGGCATCAAAGGAAGATATTGATAAAGCTGTGAAACAGTTGCTGGCCTTGAAAGCAGAATACAAAGAGAAGACAGGCCAGGAGTATAAGCCTGGAAATCCACCAGTATCTGTAACTGAACACTCTTCAAAGCTTGAGACCTCTAGTACCCTGGACAGTAAAGCTCTGTATGATAAAGTAGCAGAGCAAGGAGAAGCAGTCCGAAAACTGAAAGCTGAGAAAGCACCTAAG GATGAAATAGATGAAGCTGTAAAACTCCTTCTTGCTTTAAAAGCTGACTACAAGGAAAAGACTGGGCAGGACTACAGGCCAGGACATCCCCCAGTAGCAGAAGCTGCTTTGCCCCAAACGTCAAACACAGTACTCAGTGGTCCAGACACACCCAAAGCTAAAGCCCTGTTTAGCAAAGTAGCTCTTCAAGGAGATGAAGTTAGGAAATTGAagtcagaaaaagcagaaaag gAAAAGATAGATGCTGCTGTGAAGGAACTTCTTCAGTTGAAGGCCCAGTATAAGTCTGTTGCAGGAGTTGACTATAAACCAATTTCTGTTAGTGGCACTGAtgacaaagacaaaaagaagaaagagaaagagaacaagtctgaaaagcagagtaagcaacagaagcaaaatgatGGCCCAAAAAAAGAACCTTTGCAAGGACAGAGTGGTAATGAACTCTCCTCAAGTGGATCAGGAGAGGGTCAAGGCCCTAAGAAACAAACCAG GCTGGGTCTAGAagctaaaaaggaagaaaatcttgcAGATTGGTTCTCTCAG GTGATCACAAAATCAGAAATGATTGAATACTATGATGTGAGTGGCTGTTACGTTCTTCGTCCTTGGGCTTACGCTATTTGGGAAGCTATCAAGAACTTCTTCGATGCAGAGATCAAGAAACTTGGAGTGGAAAACTGTTACTTCCCCATGTTTGTGTCCCAGGCTGCCCTAGAGAAAGAGAAGACTCATATTGCTGACTTTGCTCCTGAG gTTGCTTGGGTCACAAGATCCGGAAAAACAGATCTGGCTGAACCAATTGCTGTACGTCCCACAAGTGAAACAG tcaTGTATCCTGCCTATGCAAAGTGGGTGCAGTCACACAGGGATCTGCCTATCAAGCTTAATCAGTGGTGCAATGTTGTG CGTTGGGAGTTCAAACATCCCCAACCTTTCCTTCGCACTCGTGAGTTCCTTTGGCAAGAGGGTCACACCGCATTTGCAACAtatgaagaagcagcagaggag GTGATGCAGATACTTGATCTGTATGCTCAAGTGTACGAAGATCTCCTAGCAATACCTGttgtgaaaggaaggaagacagagaaggagaaattCGCTGGGGGTGATTATACAACCACTGTAGAGGCATTTATATCTGCTAGTGGAAGAGCTATCCAG GGAGCAACATCACATCATCTAGGGCAGAATTTCTCAAAGATGTTTGAAATTGTATTTGAAGATCCCAAGAAACcaggagaaaaacagtttgCTTATCAGAATTCCTGGGGCATTACAACTCGAACTATTGGTGTAATGACAATGATTCACGGAGATAACATGGGACTGGTGCTTCCGCCTCGAGTAGCCTGTGTTCAG GTTGTAATTATACCTTGTGGTATTACAAATTCCCTTTCTGAAGAGGACAAAGAGGCTTTACTGAAGAAATGTAATGAATATCGTAATAGACTGCTTAGTGTTAATATCCGTGTGCGGGCTGATTTAAGAGACAACTATTCACCCGGCTGGAAGTTCAACCACTGGGAGCTTAAG